The following coding sequences lie in one Terriglobia bacterium genomic window:
- a CDS encoding riboflavin synthase yields the protein MFTGLVEDVGCVAVITPSGGTRRLIIEAARTARELRKGDSVAVSGVCLTAVEITPTSFRADLAEETWRLTSFSRITQGALVNLELPMKADGRMGGHIVQGHVDGTGRFLGLERIPGADDFWLHVEIPAELERYVVYKGSIAIEGISLTVAKVEGTKVTIAIIPHTAEATNLRSLKPGDPVNIETDIVAKYVEKMIGARSTNAVTVERLVAQGF from the coding sequence ATGTTTACAGGATTAGTGGAGGACGTGGGCTGCGTGGCGGTCATTACCCCCAGCGGCGGCACGCGGCGATTAATCATCGAGGCGGCCCGTACGGCGCGCGAATTGAGGAAGGGCGACAGCGTCGCGGTCAGCGGCGTCTGCCTGACCGCGGTTGAAATCACTCCCACTTCTTTTCGTGCCGACTTGGCGGAAGAGACCTGGAGACTGACTTCCTTTTCCCGTATCACCCAGGGTGCGCTGGTTAACCTGGAGCTGCCGATGAAGGCCGACGGGCGCATGGGCGGCCACATCGTGCAGGGGCACGTGGACGGAACTGGAAGGTTCCTGGGCCTGGAGCGTATCCCCGGCGCGGACGATTTCTGGCTGCACGTCGAAATCCCCGCCGAGCTGGAGCGCTACGTGGTTTACAAGGGCTCGATTGCGATTGAAGGTATCAGTCTCACGGTGGCGAAGGTCGAGGGAACCAAGGTCACCATCGCCATCATTCCGCATACGGCCGAGGCGACCAACCTGCGCTCCCTCAAGCCGGGTGACCCGGTGAACATCGAGACCGACATCGTGGCCAAGTACGTCGAGAAGATGATCGGCGCGCGCTCGACCAACGCGGTTACGGTGGAGCGGCTGGTAGCGCAAGGATTCTAG
- a CDS encoding PPOX class F420-dependent oxidoreductase — protein MAVKIPEKYLDLFKGKKAFANLGTLMPDGRPQVTPVWFDYDGEHVVFNSARGRQKDLNVRRDPRVSLSIVDPENPYRYIEVRGRVTDITQEGADDSINKLAKKYLGVDKYPYAQPGEVRVIYKVRLEHVHGNG, from the coding sequence ATGGCGGTGAAGATCCCGGAAAAGTATCTCGACCTGTTCAAGGGAAAGAAGGCGTTCGCTAACCTGGGCACACTGATGCCGGACGGCCGGCCGCAGGTGACGCCCGTCTGGTTCGACTACGATGGCGAACACGTGGTCTTCAACTCCGCACGCGGGCGGCAGAAGGACCTGAATGTGCGGCGTGATCCTCGCGTGTCGCTCTCCATTGTGGACCCGGAGAACCCGTACCGCTACATCGAGGTCCGCGGGCGAGTGACCGACATCACGCAGGAGGGCGCCGACGACTCCATCAACAAGCTGGCGAAAAAATATCTTGGCGTGGACAAGTATCCCTACGCCCAGCCGGGCGAGGTGCGCGTGATCTACAAAGTCCGGCTGGAGCACGTGCACGGCAACGGATAA
- a CDS encoding molybdenum cofactor guanylyltransferase has protein sequence MASMSEAAAFVIAGGQSSRMGRDKAFLELDGRTLLERALDLAHSVSDQVMIVGRRDKFGAYADVVEDVYPGQGPLAGIHAALLSSSAELNLMLGVDTPFLDARFVQYLIEQAEASKTTVTVPVTSKLPQINTDQHRSNMTHSDQCSSVKISGSASAQPQPLCAVYRREFAAVAEESLRQRRNNIVPLFAKVSVREIGDSELRQLAFDPIMFENLNTPEEWEQARRRLQVKS, from the coding sequence ATGGCTTCTATGTCGGAAGCGGCGGCGTTCGTGATTGCCGGCGGGCAAAGCTCGCGCATGGGACGCGACAAGGCGTTCCTGGAACTCGACGGCCGCACCCTGCTGGAGCGCGCGCTCGACCTGGCGCACAGCGTCAGCGATCAGGTCATGATTGTCGGGCGGCGCGATAAGTTCGGCGCCTATGCCGACGTTGTGGAAGACGTCTATCCCGGGCAGGGGCCGCTGGCCGGCATTCACGCCGCGCTACTCTCGAGTTCCGCGGAATTGAACCTGATGTTGGGCGTGGATACGCCTTTCCTGGACGCGCGTTTTGTGCAGTATCTGATCGAGCAGGCGGAGGCGAGCAAGACGACGGTCACGGTGCCCGTCACAAGCAAGCTGCCACAGATCAACACAGACCAACACAGATCAAACATGACTCATTCCGATCAGTGTTCATCAGTGAAAATCAGTGGCTCAGCTTCCGCCCAACCGCAGCCGCTGTGCGCAGTTTACCGGCGCGAGTTTGCGGCGGTCGCCGAAGAGTCGCTCCGGCAACGGCGCAACAACATCGTCCCGCTGTTCGCCAAGGTTTCTGTGCGCGAGATCGGCGATTCCGAGCTGCGCCAACTGGCTTTTGACCCCATAATGTTCGAGAATCTCAACACGCCCGAGGAGTGGGAGCAGGCGCGCCGGCGTCTGCAGGTCAAATCATGA
- a CDS encoding ATP-binding cassette domain-containing protein, translating to MTEPKPYIEFQDVCKAFGSNKVLDHVSFNVWPGETLCILGRSGVGKSVSLHHIMGFLKADSGHVWVAYEDITDYREPDLERIRKKVTMVFQNGALFDSLSVGENVAFPLRERGDLDEQQIFQVVDGLLDMVGVRAMRDLLPSDLSTGMKRSVAIARALAAQPEAVLYDEPTTMVDPLMAQLLGDLIKKLKFQLKLTSVVVTHDMRLAEKLADRIVFLHEGRAVFCGTPQEMADSDEPIVRQFLKLDELDSEQFRRPDIEPGQQPEA from the coding sequence ATGACGGAACCGAAACCGTATATCGAATTTCAGGACGTATGCAAGGCGTTCGGCTCGAACAAGGTGCTGGACCACGTGAGCTTCAACGTGTGGCCGGGCGAGACCTTGTGCATCCTGGGACGCAGCGGCGTGGGCAAGTCGGTTTCGCTGCATCACATCATGGGGTTCCTCAAGGCCGACTCGGGGCACGTGTGGGTCGCCTACGAGGACATCACCGACTACCGCGAGCCCGACCTGGAGCGCATCCGCAAGAAAGTCACCATGGTGTTTCAGAACGGGGCGCTGTTCGACTCGCTCAGCGTCGGCGAGAACGTCGCTTTCCCGCTGCGCGAACGCGGCGACCTCGACGAGCAGCAGATTTTCCAGGTGGTGGACGGCCTGCTGGACATGGTCGGGGTCAGGGCGATGCGCGACCTGCTGCCCTCGGATTTGTCCACCGGAATGAAGCGTTCGGTGGCCATTGCGCGCGCCCTGGCGGCCCAGCCCGAGGCCGTGCTCTACGACGAGCCGACCACGATGGTAGACCCGCTAATGGCCCAGCTTCTTGGAGATTTGATCAAAAAGTTAAAGTTTCAGTTGAAGCTGACCTCGGTCGTGGTGACGCACGACATGCGGCTGGCGGAAAAGCTCGCCGATCGCATCGTGTTCCTGCACGAGGGCCGCGCCGTCTTCTGCGGAACGCCGCAGGAGATGGCCGACAGCGACGAGCCCATCGTCCGGCAATTCCTCAAGCTGGACGAGCTCGACAGCGAACAGTTCCGCCGCCCCGACATCGAACCCGGTCAGCAGCCGGAGGCCTGA